The Amblyomma americanum isolate KBUSLIRL-KWMA chromosome 5, ASM5285725v1, whole genome shotgun sequence genome window below encodes:
- the LOC144132732 gene encoding uncharacterized protein LOC144132732 isoform X2, whose product MQHFTQFNGYYGCSWCLHPGKTIDGTVKYPVNCVVRDRSMEGTKKKMHRAVATGEVIKGLKGVTPLINLAYFDVIWSFSPDYMHCVLLGVSRQLTECWLSNVGEPYYIGAPHCLSAVDGRLCSIRPHLCISRLPRSLSLRKYWKASEWQQWLLFFSLPCLEGILPRQYFKHFALLVQGIALLLQETVCSADVETSTACLVKFVVDVQFLYGERHMTYNVHQLLHIAKSVVNQGPLWAHSCFTFESNIGHLKELVTSAKGVPLQIVERLMLASNYKSLRTQASPRIQHFLSDTRTACTGGILLLSRPRDVSGPLLDFVQNQIGNINGPVVEHDRARVSGHMFHSEQYARPNKTNCTALVTNEGMCLKVKHIVSFKDLSGHPKVFVVSEAFSSQLVHNSKHIMKC is encoded by the coding sequence GAACTGTCAAGTATCCAGTCAACTGTGTCGTGCGTGACAGAAGTATGGAGGGCACAAAGAAAAAGATGCACCGAGCTGTGGCAACCGGAGAGGTCATCAAGGGGTTGAAGGGCGTAACACCCTTAATCAATCTTGCGTACTTCGATGTAATCTGGAGTTTCTCTCCAGATTACATGCATTGTGTTCTTTTAGGGGTATCACGGCAGCTAACGGAATGTTGGCTTTCAAATGTAGGTGAGCCATATTATATTGGGGCTCCGCACTGTCTATCTGCAGTAGATGGGCGCCTTTGTAGCATACGGCCACATCTTTGCATTTCTCGGCTCCCCCGCTCGCTGTCTCTCAGAAAGTACTGGAAGGCCTCGGAATGGCAACAGtggcttttgtttttttctttgccatgTCTGGAGGGCATCCTTCCAAGGCAGTATTTCAAGCATTTTGCACTTCTTGTACAGGGCATTGCTCTTCTTTTGCAGGAAACAGTGTGCAGTGCTGATGTTGAGACTAGTACAGCGTGCCTTGTCAAATTTGTTGTAGACGTGCAGTTTTTGTATGGAGAAAGGCACATGACTTACAATGTGCACCAGCTACTGCACATTGCAAAGAGTGTGGTAAACCAAGGGCCTCTGTGGGCGCACTCTTGTTTCACCTTTGAATCCAACATTGGCCACCTGAAGGAACTTGTGACATCGGCAAAAGGTGTGCCTCTACAAATAGTAGAACGCCTCATGCTGGCCAGTAACTACAAAAGTCTGAGAACACAAGCCAGTCCTCGGATTCAGCACTTTTTGTCTGATACTCGCACAGCATGTACTGGAGGCATTCTGCTTCTGAGCAGGCCACGGGATGTATCTGGGCCGTTGCTCGACTTTGTTCAAAACCAGATTGGCAACATAAATGGGCCTGTTGTGGAGCATGACCGAGCTAGAGTGTCTGGGCACATGTTCCATAGTGAGCAATATGCGAGGCCAAACAAGACAAACTGTACTGCCTTGGTGACAAACGAAGGAATGTGCTTGAAAGTAAAGCACATTGTGTCTTTTAAGGACCTCAGTGGGCATCCAAAGGTTTTTGTTGTCTCCGAGGCATTTTCTTCACAACTGGTACACAATTCCAAGCATATAATGAAGTGTTAA